TCATTGGTCATCACCATGCCACCGCGGGGGCCGCGCAGCGTCTTGTGCGTTGTGGTCGTCACGACATGGGCATGATCGAACGGGCTGGGGTGCAGTCCGCCGGCGACGATGCCCGCGAAATGCGCCATATCGACCATGAACAGCGCGCCGACTTCGTCTGCGATCGCGCGGAACCTGGCGAAATCGATCTGGCGCGGATAGGCCGAACCGCCCGCGATGATCAGTTTCGGGCTGTGCTCCCTGGCCAGCCGTTCGACCTGATCGAAATCGATCAGATGGGTTTCGGGGTCGACGCCATATTGCACGGCGTTGAACCACTTGCCGCTCATCGCCGCCTTGGAACCGTGCGTCAGATGGCCGCCCGCATCGAGGCTGAGGCCCATGATCGTGTCGCCCGGCTTGGTCAGCGCCAGCATGACCGCGCCGTTCGCCTGCGCGCCCGAATGCGGCTGGACGTTCGCGAAATTGCAGCCGAACAGCTTCTTGGCGCGCTCGATCGCCAGCGTCTCGACTTCGTCCGAGGGGTGGCAGCCCTGATAATAGCGCCTGCCCGGATAGCCTTCGGCATATTTGTTGGTGAAGACGCTGCCCTGCGCTTCGAGCACTGCCTTGGAAACGATGTTTTCCGAAGCGATCAGCTCGATCTGGTGCTGTTCGCGGTCGAGTTCGTGCGCGACGCCGGCGAAGATTTCGGGATCGCTGTCGGCCAGGCCGGTGGTGAAGAAACCGGCGGGCTTTACATCCGCAAGTGCGCTCGTGCTCATGCGTTGGTCCTTTCGAATTGGGGGGCGCTCAGCTTGTCGACGCGGCGCTGATGGCGGCCGCCGGCGAAACTGGTGGCGAGGAAGGTGTCGAGACAGGCGATCGCCATGTCGCTGCCGGTGATGCGCGCGCCCATCGCGATGACGTTGGCGTCGTTATGCTGGCGCGCCAGCGCCGCCGAAAGCGGCTCGGAAACCAGCGCGCAGCGGCAGGCCGGGTTGCGGTTCACCGCCATCGAAATGCCGAGGCCCGAGCCGCACAGTGCCACTCCGAAATCGGCTTCGCCGTTCGCGATCGCCTGCGCCAGCTTGTAGCCGAAGTCGGGATAGTCGACGCTGTCCGGGCCGTTGGTGCCCAGATCGACTACGTCATGATCATGCTCGCGCAGCCAGTCGGCAAGGACGGCTTTCAACTCATAAGCGGCATGATCCGCGGCAATGGCGATTCGCATGAAGGCTGCGCGCTCCCGACAATCTCGGTTCTGGAATGGCCGCTACTTAGGCGTTCGCGCCCGCCATTGCCACACCCGATCTGCCGCCAGGGCGGTTTGTGCGGTGCGGGGCGCGGTTGCGTCGAAACGGGGCATTTGCGCACCGGTGGCCGCGCACGCGGGGCGCGGAAGCGGTATCAAGGGATTGATTTCAGCGGCGCCATCGCACAAGTCTGCGCGCAAATATATGGGATGGCCCCCTCCGGGGGCCGCCCGTGCGAGCCCCTCCGGGAGTCAGACATGCGATCAGTTGCCAAGTCGCCGAAAAACGGCGCCGTGAGCGATGCGGTGCACCGCCACGAACATCTCTCGAAGGAAGGGCTGCTCGAACGCGCCTTCACCTTTGCGTTCCGCGGTCTCGTCTATGCCCAGATCTGGGAAGATCCCGTGGTCGACATGGAGGCGCTCGAACTCGGCCCCGACCATCATCTCGTCACCATCGCCTCGGGCGGGTGCAACGCGCAGTCCTATCTGACCGCGAACCCGCGCAAGGTGACTGCGGTCGATCTCAATCCGGCGCATATCGCGCTCAACAAGATGAAGCAGCAGGCGGCGCTCCACCTGCCCGATTATGACAGCTTTCATCAGCTGTTCGGCCTTGCCGACCATCCCGGCAACGTCCAGCTTTATTACGAGCATATCCGTCCGCATCTCGACGAAACCTCGCGCGCCTATTGGGAACATCGCGGCCCCAACGGCCATCGCCGGATCACGGCGTTCAAGCGCGGCTTCTATCATTACGGGCTGCTCGGCCGGCTGATTGCCTTCGTCCACTGGCTGGCGCATCGCTACAAGATCGATCCGACCGAAATCCTCAAGGCGCGTTCGATGGAAGAACAGCGCGAGATTTTCGACACGAAATTCTCGCCCTTCTTCGACAAGAAGCTGCTGCGCTGGATGATCGATCAGCCCGCATCGCTGTTCGGCCTCGGCATTCCGCCGGCGCAATATGACTTGCTCAAGGCTGACGATCGCGAAGGCATTACCGGCGCGCTGCGCAGCCGCCTGCGCAAGCTCGCCTGCGATTTTCCGATCCAGGACAATTATTTCGCCTGGCAGGCATTCGGCCGCGGCTATGGCCGCACCCCCGATGCGCCGCTGCCCCCCTATCTCCAGCGCCAGAACTGGGAGACAGTGAAGGCACGCGCCGACCGGCTCGAAATCCGCCATCAGAACATGTCGGAATATCTTGAAAACATGCCGGCCCAGTCGATGGACCGTTATATCCTGCTCGACGCGCAGGACTGGATGACCGACGCGCAGCTCACGCGCCTCTGGTCGGCGATCACCCGCACCGCAAAGCCCGGCGCGCGCGTCCTCTATCGCACCGCCGCCGTGCCCGATGTGGTGAAGGGGCATATCCCCGAGGAGATCATGGCGCAGTGGGAATATGCGCCGCAGGACAAGCTCGACGACTGGGTGAAGCGCGACCGCAGCTCGGTCTACGGCGCGATCCATCTCTGGACGCTGAAGCCGCACGCATGAGCGCCGGGGCCGAGACGGGGAACCCGTCCGAACAGAAGAAGCTGATGGATTCCACCTATGGGCTCCATCGGCATTTCTACGACTTCACCCGCAAATTCTACCTGCTCGGCCGCGACACGCTGATTCGCGAGCTCGATGTGCCCAAGGGCGGGTCGGTGCTCGAAGTCGGCTGCGGCACCGCGCGCAATCTGATCGTCGCGGCGAAACGCTGGCCCGATGCGCGCTTCTACGGCTTTGACATCAGCGACGCGATGCTCACCCAGGCGCGCAGCTCGCTCGCCAAACGGGGCCTGAGCGACAAGATGATGCTGGCGCAGGCCGATGCCGGAACGTTTGACGTGTCGCAGCTCTTCGGCCTCGACAAGGTCGATCGCATCTTCATGAGCTACACCATCTCGATGATCCCGCCCTGGCAGGAAGCGATCGAGCGCGCCGCCGAGCAACTGGCACCGGGCGGCAGCCTCCACATCGTCGATTTCGGCCAATATGAGCGACTGCCGAAGCTCGCGAAGAAGCTGCACTTCAAGTCGCTCAACGACTTCCACGTCTATCCCCGCCGCGAATTGCCGGCGGTGCTCAAGCGCGTGGCGGAAGAGCACGACATGGCGATGGACTTCCGCGCGCTCTGGCGCGGCTATACCTGGCGGGCGACGCTTACCAAGGCATGATCACGCGGTTCAGGCGATCGCGTCCTGAACTTCGCGCAACGCCATCCAGGCGGGATCGTCGAACACCGCGAATTTGAGCGGATAGACCGGCTGGCCGACAAGCGCCTCGTTGATGCCTTCCTGAAACCGTTCGGCATCGGGCGTGAAGCAGCGCCATTCGCGCGTTCCGCCAAAGGTGAGGACCGCGACGCACACACCCCAGCCGCCCATGTCCATCCCGTCGACCAGCGCTTCCTCGAACGCGACCATCTGCGCCAGCTCATGTTCCTCGGGCATCCGCCCGTCCTCGCTCTCGAACGGCCACTGGATCAGCACGAGCGTCGGCAGCTCGGCCTGCATTGCCTCGGTCGGCGGATCGGCGAGGACGCGCAGCAGCATCGGAATCCCCTCGCGCTCGCCGGTGGCGAAGGTCCAGGGGGTGTCGGGCTGATCGGAGTTGTCGTTGGAGTTGGTCAAGGCGCCTTCCGGTGTTTTGGGAAAGGAGCCCCATACACATTCCTCCCCCGGAGGGGGAGGTCCCCTTTTCGAATGGTGGCTAAGAGTACTCGGACAGAATGGTCCAAGGCACTCCCGCTTGAACTGGCATCTCGGGAGCAATTTTAGCTACTATTAATCCAACCCAGCCGCAGCGTTCATCGTCAAATTGTTGAGCTATTGCTGGCAAATAATCACCCGGAACCCAAATAACTATGTCATCGGGTCTCAGGTTCTCGCCTCTTTGGGAAGCAGTCAGGGCAAATGTGATGAAGCCACCGTCTTCAGCTGCAACGCGTAACGCTGCCAGCTGGCATCCGTTCTCCTCCCGCTTCACTGCGACGCTCGTTCCAAATTCCTTGCGGGCATCTAGCACCAAAGCTACGATGCCGAGGCCTTCTTCTAGCCTCGTCCCGCCATATTTGCACTGGTATTCAAAGAAGCCTTTAGCCGTTTTGAACGGGAGCTTTTCTCGAAGGCTGCTCTTTTTCTTTCGTCCCCACATTGCTGCAACCTCCTCAGTGGCAGTTGAATGTTGAAGGGGTTTAGTGAGGGGCAATCGAGCAACTAACAGACGTTAGCTCACGCCGCCTTTTTGAGTTCCAGCTCGAGCCGGCCCCAGATTTCGCTCAGCGCCGCGACCAGTTCGGCCATCATCGCTTCATCATGCGCCGGTCCCGGCGTGAAGCGCAGCCGCTCGGTGCCGCGCGGCACGGTGGGGTAATTGATCGGCTGGACGTACACGCCGTACTCGGCGAGCAGGATGTCGCTGATCTTCTTGGCCTTCACCGGATCGCCGACCATCAGCGGCACGATGTGCGTGGTCGTGTCCATCACCGGCAGGCCGGCTTCGCGCATCATCGCCTTGAGCCTGGCGGCAGCCGCCTGCTGGGCGTCGCGCTCTTCGCTCGAGGCCTTCAGATGCCGCACGCTCGCCAGCGCGCCCGAAACGAGCACCGGCGAGAGCGAGGTGGTGAAGATGAAGCCCGGGGCATAGCTGCGGATCACGTCGATGATCTGCCTGTCGGCGGCGATATAGCCGCCCATCACGCCGAATGCCTTGCCCAGCGTGCCTTCGATGATCGTCAGCCGGTGTGCTGCCTCGTCGCGCTCCGAAATCCCGCCGCCGCGCGCGCCGTACATGCCGACCGCGTGAACCTCGTCGAGATAGGTGAGCGCGTTATACTTGTCGGCCAGATCGCAGATCGCGTGGATCGGAGCGACGTCGCCGTCCATCGAATAGACGCTTTCGAACGCGATCAGCTTGGGCAAAGCGGGATCGTCGGCCGCGAGCAGCTCCTCGAGATGCGCGAGATCATTGTGGCGGAAGACGCGCTTGACGCAGCCCGAATGGCGGATGCCCGCGATCATCGAGGCGTGATTGAGCTCGTCCGAATAGATGATGCAGCCCGGCAGGATCTTCGCCATCGTCGACAGAGTCGCTTCGTTCGACACATAGCCGGATGTGAAGAGCAAAGCGCCCTGCTTGCCGTGAAGATCGGCGAGTTCATGCTCCAGATCGATATGATAATGGGTGTTGCCGCCGATATTGCGCGTGCCACCCGAACCGGCGCCGACATCGTGCAGCGCCTCTTCCATCGCGCCGATAACGGCGGGGTGCTGGCCCATCGCCAGATAGTCGTTCGAGCACCAGACGGTGATCGGCTTGGGGCCGTTATGGCCCGCGAAGCAGCGCGCATTGGGGAACTTGCCCTTGTTGCGCAGGATATCGATGAACACGCGATAGCGCCCTTCGGCATGCAGCCGGTCGATCGCGCTGGTGAAGACTTTCGAATAGTCCACCGCGGCGGGCGCTTGTTCGTTGGTGCTCATTCGAAAACCCCGTAACGTCATCGGCAACGAAATACCAGAAGGTTGAATCCCTTAGTCCCCGCCCGGGCCGGCGCCCGCTGCGCCTGTGTGGCAACGGGCCGATCGGCGCGGTGCGGGACCCGAGCGCCAAGAGCGCCTTCCCGCGCCTCGCCGCAATGCGTAATCCCCCGCATCCGGTTGCTTCAGGCGGCGTTTCCGGCACGCCTCATAGTCGATTAATGTGTATCAAATTATTGGAAAATAATCGCAAAGTCCCGGTCGCGCTTGGGACGCGGGGGTAGTTCGTGATATAAGCGTAATCATCGCGAACGACTCGCACACAACCAGGCACTGTTCGCGACTGAGAGACCAAGAGTGCTCCCGCTTGGGCTGTATTAGGAGCCCACATGAGAGCCGCAGACCAAGAATATTATCGCAGACGCGAACGTCAGGAACGCGAAACCGCCGAGCGGACGCGTGACGAGTCGGTTCGCCGCCTCCATCTGGAGATGGCGGATCGCTATGTCTCGCTTGCCGAACAGGCTTCGCCTCCGGCCATTCCGATTGCCGCCCGGCCCTGACCGGGCCGGCGCGCGCAGCCGGGCGCGTTACAGCGTTTCGATTTCCGACAGGCCGTTTCTCGCGAGGGCGGGGAGCAGGCTTGCGGTGTCGTGCGCGTCCTGTCGCGCGGTAAAGACCGCGCGACCGGGGATGACCGTATCGGGCCATTGCTGCCCCTCGGTCAGATAGGCGACTCGCCGCGCAATTCCTTCACCGCCATCGATGAACTGCACCGGACACGGTGCCACTGCCGCCATTTCCGCCGCGACCAGCGGGAAATGGGTGCAGGCATTGACGATCACGTCGATGGCTTCCCCACCCGGCTGATCGAAAAGCCCCGCCAGCACCGCGCGTAGGCGTTCGGGCGGCGGCGGCGTGCCGCGCAATGAAGCTTCGGCAAGGTCGACCAGCTCGGCCGATCCGTGACGCAGCACCGTGCACCCGGCCGCGAATCGTGCGGCAAGATCGTCGACATAGGGCTGACGCACGGTCGCCGCTGTTCCAAGCACGCCGATCGTGCCGGTTTTCGTCATCGCGGCGGCCGGCTTGATCGCCGGGACCGTGCCGACGATCGGCAGGTCGAGCGCGGTGCGCACCGCGGGTAGCGCGATAGTGGAAGCCGTGTTGCATGCCATTACGATGAGGCGGGGCCGATAGCGTTCGACCAGCCGGCCGAGCAATGCGGGAACCCGCGCGGCGATCTCGGCCTCGCTGCGGGTGCCGTAGGGATAGCCGGCATTGTCCGCGGCATAGACGACCGGCGCATGCGGCAGCAGCGCGCGGGTCGGCGCAAGGATCGAAAGCCCTCCGACACCGGAATCGAAGAACAGCAGGGGGCGGGTATCTGGCATTGCGGACTTTTTTGAAGGTCGCCTGTTATTGCACCGGCTTAGGGGAGCGCCTAGCTTGCTGGCAAGCAGGAGGGGGGATCCTTGAACGGCGAATTGCTCTGGCTCGGGCCGGT
This genomic interval from Sphingosinithalassobacter tenebrarum contains the following:
- the rpiB gene encoding ribose 5-phosphate isomerase B; its protein translation is MRIAIAADHAAYELKAVLADWLREHDHDVVDLGTNGPDSVDYPDFGYKLAQAIANGEADFGVALCGSGLGISMAVNRNPACRCALVSEPLSAALARQHNDANVIAMGARITGSDMAIACLDTFLATSFAGGRHQRRVDKLSAPQFERTNA
- the hemA gene encoding 5-aminolevulinate synthase, whose product is MSTNEQAPAAVDYSKVFTSAIDRLHAEGRYRVFIDILRNKGKFPNARCFAGHNGPKPITVWCSNDYLAMGQHPAVIGAMEEALHDVGAGSGGTRNIGGNTHYHIDLEHELADLHGKQGALLFTSGYVSNEATLSTMAKILPGCIIYSDELNHASMIAGIRHSGCVKRVFRHNDLAHLEELLAADDPALPKLIAFESVYSMDGDVAPIHAICDLADKYNALTYLDEVHAVGMYGARGGGISERDEAAHRLTIIEGTLGKAFGVMGGYIAADRQIIDVIRSYAPGFIFTTSLSPVLVSGALASVRHLKASSEERDAQQAAAARLKAMMREAGLPVMDTTTHIVPLMVGDPVKAKKISDILLAEYGVYVQPINYPTVPRGTERLRFTPGPAHDEAMMAELVAALSEIWGRLELELKKAA
- the glyA gene encoding serine hydroxymethyltransferase; the protein is MSTSALADVKPAGFFTTGLADSDPEIFAGVAHELDREQHQIELIASENIVSKAVLEAQGSVFTNKYAEGYPGRRYYQGCHPSDEVETLAIERAKKLFGCNFANVQPHSGAQANGAVMLALTKPGDTIMGLSLDAGGHLTHGSKAAMSGKWFNAVQYGVDPETHLIDFDQVERLAREHSPKLIIAGGSAYPRQIDFARFRAIADEVGALFMVDMAHFAGIVAGGLHPSPFDHAHVVTTTTHKTLRGPRGGMVMTNDEAIAKKINSAVFPGLQGGPLMHVIAAKAVAFGEALRPEYKDYIAAVVENAKVLAETLAERGCNLVSGGTDTHVALVDLTPLGVTGKDADEALERSAITCNKNGIPNDPLPPMKTSGIRVGSPAGTTRGFGAEEFREIGHLVADVLDGLREKGEAGDPQVEADVRERVRKLCARFPIYPDA
- a CDS encoding DUF695 domain-containing protein encodes the protein MTNSNDNSDQPDTPWTFATGEREGIPMLLRVLADPPTEAMQAELPTLVLIQWPFESEDGRMPEEHELAQMVAFEEALVDGMDMGGWGVCVAVLTFGGTREWRCFTPDAERFQEGINEALVGQPVYPLKFAVFDDPAWMALREVQDAIA
- a CDS encoding class I SAM-dependent methyltransferase; translation: MSAGAETGNPSEQKKLMDSTYGLHRHFYDFTRKFYLLGRDTLIRELDVPKGGSVLEVGCGTARNLIVAAKRWPDARFYGFDISDAMLTQARSSLAKRGLSDKMMLAQADAGTFDVSQLFGLDKVDRIFMSYTISMIPPWQEAIERAAEQLAPGGSLHIVDFGQYERLPKLAKKLHFKSLNDFHVYPRRELPAVLKRVAEEHDMAMDFRALWRGYTWRATLTKA
- the murI gene encoding glutamate racemase encodes the protein MPDTRPLLFFDSGVGGLSILAPTRALLPHAPVVYAADNAGYPYGTRSEAEIAARVPALLGRLVERYRPRLIVMACNTASTIALPAVRTALDLPIVGTVPAIKPAAAMTKTGTIGVLGTAATVRQPYVDDLAARFAAGCTVLRHGSAELVDLAEASLRGTPPPPERLRAVLAGLFDQPGGEAIDVIVNACTHFPLVAAEMAAVAPCPVQFIDGGEGIARRVAYLTEGQQWPDTVIPGRAVFTARQDAHDTASLLPALARNGLSEIETL
- a CDS encoding DUF3419 family protein, which codes for MRSVAKSPKNGAVSDAVHRHEHLSKEGLLERAFTFAFRGLVYAQIWEDPVVDMEALELGPDHHLVTIASGGCNAQSYLTANPRKVTAVDLNPAHIALNKMKQQAALHLPDYDSFHQLFGLADHPGNVQLYYEHIRPHLDETSRAYWEHRGPNGHRRITAFKRGFYHYGLLGRLIAFVHWLAHRYKIDPTEILKARSMEEQREIFDTKFSPFFDKKLLRWMIDQPASLFGLGIPPAQYDLLKADDREGITGALRSRLRKLACDFPIQDNYFAWQAFGRGYGRTPDAPLPPYLQRQNWETVKARADRLEIRHQNMSEYLENMPAQSMDRYILLDAQDWMTDAQLTRLWSAITRTAKPGARVLYRTAAVPDVVKGHIPEEIMAQWEYAPQDKLDDWVKRDRSSVYGAIHLWTLKPHA